The stretch of DNA AGGCTCGCCGTGCGGGGGCCGGAGCGTGCTGATTTGGCCACGCAGACAAACGTCGCTCCGTTGCCAAGCGACATCTTTCACCTGAAGCCGCGAGGGCGGGTATCCGATTCGCCGGCAGCCGCCAGCCAAATCGATGCGCGAGTGACTGGCCCCGACAGCGTCCGCCTTTACTGGCGCGACAACTCAGGAGTCGAGACCGGCTACGAGGTCTGGTATCGCAAGTGGTCCGGCGAGAAACCGGGCGAGATCTGGAGCCGCTTCGGCGAGCCGCTCCCGGCACGCACGCGGTATGTCGACGTCGAAGGCCTGGCAGTTGAAGAGGGGATCCAGGTCACGGAGGGCTACCACGACTCCAGAAAGCGAACCTGGGTCCCAGGGCAGACAGCCAAGATCGGGCGCTACTCGTTTGTCATCGTCGCCTACAACGACAAGGGTTGGAACGCTAGCGAGACGTTCCACTTGGAGTTCATGCCCGAGCGCTACCCGGAGCCGACTGCGCCCGGAGAGAACACGGACTGCTACGTTCGGACGACGGGGATCGGTCTGGACGGCTACCAGGTCGATGCTTGTCTGGAGACTTCTGACGGCTCCCGTCGGCGTGCGTGGGACTATCAACTTGAGGCCGACCAGTCGGGGCTCCTCTATTTCTTCGACCGGGACGACGCCGAGATTCTGGTCAAGGTGCTGGATGGCTGTGCGATCAACGGCCACCGCTGGGTGTTCGTGGCCCCGGTGACGACCCTGCCGTTCCGAGTCCAGATTGCGGAACGAGGCCCCTACATCGCGAATCGGAGACAGACCTGGTACTACGACTCCGAGCGCCGGCCGCAAGAGCAGATTCACGATCGCGCCGGCAACCCGAAGGACCGGACGGCTCGCACGGTGAGCGACACGACGGCGTTCCCGTGCACGACGGCGGAGATTGCGGCCGCGAAGGCAGCCGCATCGGGTAGCGAGAGTGAGTCGGGGTTTGGGCCGGCGGACCTGCCGCCGGCGGTGACCTCGCCGGTTTGGTTGAGCGCAGGTTCGAGCACGGACTGCGAGCCGAACGGCACCGCGCTAACGCTTCTCAGCGGCTACCGGGTGAGCATGTGCTACGAGACGGAGGACGGCGAAACGGGCGAGGCCAGGGACTGGGGGCTGGAGTCGAACCGGATGGGCTTGCTGTACTTCTCGGATCGCGATCTCGTTGACGTCCTGATCAAGGTACAGGACAACTGTGCGGCCAACGGCAACGTGTCGGTCTTCGTGGCGCCGGCCACCGAGGCGGCCTTCAACCTGCATGTAGAGAGTCCGGACGGCCAGGTCTGGACCCACACGAACCGACTCGGCCAGACCGCCGATTCGGTCAGCGACATCTCGGCGTTTCCCTGTGCTGGGGCACCTCCAGTGTCCGTATCGTTTGCGACGTCTCGCTACGAGGTCTCCGAGGGCGAGACGGTCCGGATTGCGGTGCGATTGAGCGAGGATCCTGGGCGGGACCTGGCGATTCCGCTCGTCCTGACGCACCTGGGCGGTGCGACGGATGCCGACTACTCGGACGTGCCGGACTGGGTCACGTTCAGCAACGGCGTTACGACCCGCGAGTTCGAGTTTGCCGCCACAAGCGATAGCGATGTCGATGACGGTGAGTTCGTCGTGGTGGGTATTGAGCGGCTGCCGCTGGGAGTCAGTGGAGGGGGTCAGACGACAGTCGCGATTCGCGATGCGCCTCCAATGGCTTCGTTCGCGGTGGAGGGTGTCGATTGCGGGCTTGAACTGTGCCGTGCGGTTACGGACCAGGTGGTGAGGTTCGTGGATCGAAGCAGCGGCGCGATTCAGTCCTGGCGCTGGGACTTCGGCGATGGTGTGGGGGCAACATACACCGCTACAGCCGATCACGAGTGGCTCGAGCCGGGCTTCTACGACGTGAAGCTCCGGGTGAGCGACGGCGTGCGGGAGTCAGAGACATCGAGGACGTTCCTGGTCGAGGCGAGCGATCCGGCGGGGACCTGCGAGCCGGACCACGAGACGCTCTGCCTAGGGGACTCGCGCTACAGGGTTCGTGCCCGATGGCGAACGGGCGGGGATGCGGAAGGGCAGGCCAGCGTGGCTCACGCGGGCACGAACGATTCGGGACTGTTCTGGTTCTTCGACCGCGAGAACTGGGAGATGCTGATCAAGGTGCTGGACGGTTGCGCGGTGAACGGCAACGTGTGGGTGTTCGGGGCGTCAACGACGGATCTCGGCTACACCATCAGCGTGACGGACACCGTAACGGGGGCTGTGAAGGTCTATCGCAATCAGCCCGGCAAGCCGGCGCCGGCGATCACCGATAGCAGGGCGTTTCCTGCGAGCTGTAGCGCCAACGCTGGAGCCGCGGCTACCGCGTTCGCGACTTCCGTTGACCCGGTTTCAGCCGCACCTCCGTCGGGCTCCCCCTCGAGGCTGGAGTCGCTGGACTCGGCGACCCGGGTCGGCCAGCCGTCGCATGGAGCCTGCGTTGATGCGCCGTGGGCTCTCTGCCCCCAGGATGGCCGGTATGAGGTCGT from Acidobacteriota bacterium encodes:
- a CDS encoding PKD domain-containing protein gives rise to the protein MNSATPILSRIAVGLAAAISLPAAATAQQLWSIEEVTAQPLSRIVINGMAVSAAAAGNPTTAAAEVRVEFDYLRLGMGYLELPLPDGSMIAAENAVFEDRGGGNLMWTGEVPGAGYESVLFTVQDGYLVGWFGEPGGPKYVVYAGPDGSGSLAVEVGPAGDWCAAGTEPAGDLVRDVAAAANSQGSVAAQSSDDRLNILTLYTTGTERFWRVIGGPAMGVQQLADYLNMALRNGAIKETANLIPVRWDPKHANHPRTQGFHFRRGKYYESAWHYEFGGDSEVETYRRRHMPDLVHFIPDVGFGSIAGAATVRRSLDPYVLTGWSLPFPGTFAHEIGHNLGGNHEPATFGDRFEEVQSWEHGWHGWPYSFGHTDLTSCAKREGHGDQVFCPMTIMSYGQDLRDDPDRYGSKEPFYSSVRHKPNGWTIGVAGTSEVERAFHETVSVAAISGEEPWRSEQHPRRVTGVRWTGHDTVRVTWSEDWRSQDGGQVRLELAEGAYDVYRWLWDYGSNRDDPPLYEGSDANVTPLVRADGSQVGVEVSGLRPGGGYRLAVRGPERADLATQTNVAPLPSDIFHLKPRGRVSDSPAAASQIDARVTGPDSVRLYWRDNSGVETGYEVWYRKWSGEKPGEIWSRFGEPLPARTRYVDVEGLAVEEGIQVTEGYHDSRKRTWVPGQTAKIGRYSFVIVAYNDKGWNASETFHLEFMPERYPEPTAPGENTDCYVRTTGIGLDGYQVDACLETSDGSRRRAWDYQLEADQSGLLYFFDRDDAEILVKVLDGCAINGHRWVFVAPVTTLPFRVQIAERGPYIANRRQTWYYDSERRPQEQIHDRAGNPKDRTARTVSDTTAFPCTTAEIAAAKAAASGSESESGFGPADLPPAVTSPVWLSAGSSTDCEPNGTALTLLSGYRVSMCYETEDGETGEARDWGLESNRMGLLYFSDRDLVDVLIKVQDNCAANGNVSVFVAPATEAAFNLHVESPDGQVWTHTNRLGQTADSVSDISAFPCAGAPPVSVSFATSRYEVSEGETVRIAVRLSEDPGRDLAIPLVLTHLGGATDADYSDVPDWVTFSNGVTTREFEFAATSDSDVDDGEFVVVGIERLPLGVSGGGQTTVAIRDAPPMASFAVEGVDCGLELCRAVTDQVVRFVDRSSGAIQSWRWDFGDGVGATYTATADHEWLEPGFYDVKLRVSDGVRESETSRTFLVEASDPAGTCEPDHETLCLGDSRYRVRARWRTGGDAEGQASVAHAGTNDSGLFWFFDRENWEMLIKVLDGCAVNGNVWVFGASTTDLGYTISVTDTVTGAVKVYRNQPGKPAPAITDSRAFPASCSANAGAAATAFATSVDPVSAAPPSGSPSRLESLDSATRVGQPSHGACVDAPWALCPQDGRYEVVVWWQSTPGGEYNLAQRAPARTRDSGLYSFFDPNNWEMLIKVLDGCAVNGQHWVYAASATDLGFQIRVTDTETHARWLYTKQPGKPAEAVTDSEAFPDACRR